ACTAATTAACATTTAAGATAAAGCAATTATAAgcgaaaaaaaaatccttacaGGCAAGTGAATAAATATCTCCCGCGAGAATATAATCCTTTCGCGATGCGCACCAATCACGTGGCACTGAGGTTCGCTAAATTAGGAAACTCGtctgtatatatatttatatataagtagtattaataataaaataaaaaaataaaaaaataaaaaaaagatccTCTACTTTCCTCGTTAGGATATAAACGCGTGCCTGCCGGTGTCTCCTCTGTTTCATTCCTCCTCCCCAAGCAAAGCAAGAACCCACGCAGAACAGAGACAGACAGAGCAAAAGATCCCGTCCactctctctctaaaaacttCTCTCTAAACCCTGAAAATCCTCAAGATTCGCGAAGCCATGGATTGGGTCCGTGGCAAAGAGATTGGCCACGGCGGCTTCGCCACCATCCACCTCGCCACGCCCGCCGAAACCTGCCCCTCCGGCCTCCCTCCGTTGATGGCCGTCAAGTCCTGCGACGCGGCCCTGTCTTCCTCCCTCAGGCACGAGAGGCGGGTCCTGAGCGAACTCGGCGACTGCCCGCGGATCGTCCGCTGCTTCGGCCACTCGCTCACTTCTGAGCGCAGCGGCGAGGAGCTCTACAACGTCCTCCTCGAGTACGCCGCCGGCGGCAGCCTCGCCGACAGCATGAAGTCGAGGGGGAAGCTCCTCTCGGAGCCCGAGATCAGACGCCACACGAGGTCGATCCTGGAGGGCCTGGAGTTCGTCCACTCCAAAGGGTTCGTCCACTGCGACGTCAAGCTCCAGAACATCCTCGTTTTCCCCAGCGGCGGCGAAGAAGTCAAGATCGCCGATTTCGGCCTCGCGAAGAGAGCGGGCGAGCGGTTGTCGAAGGGCGGGAAACAGGGCGGGGTCGAGTGGCGGGGGACGCCCATGTACATGGCGCCTGAGTCGGTGAAGCGCAACGAGTACGAGCCGCCCGCGGACGTCTGGGCGCTCGGGTGCGCGGTGGTGGAGATGGCGACGGGGAGGCCGCCATGGGGGTCGCGGGCCGAGTCGAACGCGTACGCCCTTATGATCAGAATCGGAGTCGGAGACGAAATCCCGGAGATCCCCGAGGGGTTGTCGGAGCAGGGGAAGGACTTCTTGATGAAGTGCTTCGCAAAGAACCCGAAGAAGAGGTGGACAGCCCGTATGCTCTTGAAGCACCCCTTCCTCGCCGTCGACTGCCTCAACAGCGACGAGGAGGTCGTAAGAGACTGCGGAGTGGTCGAATTCGCGGATTCCTCTCCGAGGTGCCACTTCGATTTCCAAGACTGGGTCTCGACGCAATGTTCAAGAACGAGTTGGGAATCCGGCTCAGTTTCTCCCTCCTCGGAGATGGATTCTGATCCGTTATTCGCTACAGAGCACGCCGCGTTGGAGATCTCGTCGGATTCTTCATGGGCAATGGATCGGATTGGCCAGTTGGCGAGCCACGAGAGGCCCAATTGGGAACATTCCGAGGGTTGGCTGACCGTGAGATGATCGGAATCGTTGAAAGCAGAGTCAAGCTTAGCTAGAACAGAGCACAGACATAGCAGAGAGTCTAGGATGatgttttttttgggggttctGATTCAAtcgattcattttttttcttttttcttttcggcgACTGTGAATATCGATTCGGTCAttacagaggagagagatgtagagagagacagagagagagagatgctttcTTTAATgcaatgaaaaaggaaataaaatcacATCTTTTTTGCGGCCGCAATTCAGTTGTGCAAGTTGGGCAGAATAATGCTCTGTAACTTTTGTGTTGATTGGCGTCTGGGTCATGTGGGATTTGCTGTTTTGCTTCGGAAACAGTTCATCGATTGCAGTGATGCAGTCGAGACTTTATGAAGGCGACTTCGTTCTTAATTTATCGACAAATCCTTGACAGAAATAATGATGATTTGCCCAATTAAGAATAACTCACtaatggaatttttaattacgCGTTCATCTATGttcaaaaccaaaaaggaaacaaatgagAGTTGTGCTTCCGCCCTTGCATTATTTATCGTCTTGAAAAGGAAATATCGCCCTTCTATTGACTTAGCAATTCCATTCAGAGAACCCTCGGCATTTCATTTCCATAATGACAAGTCATAGATGAACGTACAATTAGTGCTggaaaaagtcaaattttgaaactcTAATATGAAGTGGAGCAGTTAATATATCACAATTGGTAATAACCAGTTATTTAATACTTTTAAGTGAAGGCAAACTTATAGAAGAGTTTGGTTTCGAGGGCTGTGTCTACAGGTAACAACCtatcaagtttccactataCATTTCACGATCGACGCAGTTTCAAGTGAAAATTGCCATCATGATTGATCTTAAGAGATAGCTACAACAAAGTGGTCTGGAGCTTGCCATGATGATTGTTGCAATGCGTAGCAACAATGTGGACCTTCATGTTAAGATATGTTGGCGTGGAGGAAACAAGGTTTAGAGGAGCATGCCTAGGAGAAGATTGATAATGAGCTCACTAGAAGAGTGTTGGAGGAATGCCATTGAAATCTGGTATAGCATGGagcaattatatattttaattgacTCAATAACTTGAGTTTTTGAAGGGAAATGCGATCTCCCCTAGTGAAGCACCGTGTAGTAGCATCTCTTCCCTTATATCACAAAGATAATTGAAGATTCACTGAAGTTTTGTTTATCGGTATAGGTTCAATTGAGAAATAGATGTATGAACTACACCTTATTTCCCTTAACCATTAGAATGAAGTAGATTTGGGAATCAATTCCATACAATACGCATCATTTCAAAGAATGTACACTAACAAACAAAGTCGGAACATGACATTCGTCGAGGTCCTTGTCAATCTCCTTCATCTCACCAATAAAAATCCCTgcttttccttatatttttcgAGTGCatataattatctttttttgaCGTCATGAATGAGCTAACCAGTTTTAAAGAGACGTACCGCTGTCAAATACAAAAACCTAAGACGACAATCTCGACTTGGTCTTTTCCGAGTTCTACGTGACGGAGGAAAGGTATCCCCTTTGACGTCTCTCCGTTGAAACGAAAATTTAATCCAGTAACggtcaatctttttttttgtatatttttatttcattttatgttTCAATATGCGTGGGGAAGCAAGAAGAAATGGTGGGATTCGACTTGACATGCGGCACGTAGAAGCCCACGCGATTTTTATAGTCAACGatcttgagaaatttcggtTGATTTAGGTTTCAGCAATAGTCAAAAGTTATCGcgttttctcaaaacaaaaactACCTCGACATCACGCGTTAGCGAATCTTTTCAATGACCATTTGCGATACTTGACATTTCGAAACTTCGGTTGATTTAAGTTCCAGCAATAGTCAAAAGTTATCGCGTTTTCTCAAAAACTACCTCGATATCACGCGTTAGCAAGTTTTTTCAATGACCATTTGCGGTACTTGACATTTCGATTTTTCCAGAAACATTTGCAATTCATAGTTTAAAAAGCCCAGGTAATATTTTTACTTTGGTTATCACAGCACTTTTCAGGTGGACTACCTTTCGAGGAATGAGACACTTTTTTATTCGTCGCGAACccgagattttttattttattttattaaaaaatgatggggtGGACTCGAGATCGGTTGTTATAATATATTGGGCAAACGAACGAACCGGTCAATTTCTAAAAGGCAACGAGATTGAGATACCACCGCCGAACGTGCAGCCAGTCGATATAGGGACGGCCACCAGAGCAAGGTCCGAACGTACGGACACCGATTCCTGCTTCGGAGCGGTGGCCCACCCGCCGGAGGAGTTATTGAGTGCAGCTGCGCCATTTTGCCGGCCGTCGCGGGCCGAGATCGGTTGGCTCCGCCGTGGAGGGTGGTGGCGCCCACTTCCGGCCGTCATCGAGCTGGCGTTCGTCGATGTTGCCAAGTGGGTCCCGCGTTCCGCGAGGATCTTTTTCTCCTTCGGATCTTCTTGTCAGCGACGGTCGACGGTGACTTTCGATGATGGAGGGATGTTGATGCATCGCCTGCCCTGTGGccgtcggtttttttttttttttttttttttttggctaaatggcaaaaaaggaaaaaaggggctGCTCGAGGCTGGACCGAGGCGGCGGAGCCACTTCGGTTTGACGGTGACATCGCCAAGTTGCGGGGAAGAAAAAGATTCTCTATTCGTCAATCTCTTGGCGTCCTGAAACTCTGTCCCGACTCGATTGACATCAAAGGAGTGCATGCTTCAGTTGGGTCTTTGAATCGGTGTAcatcttcctttgaatttgtaATACGTGCGATCGAGGCTTTGAACATGTGAAGATATTGCTCATTTGCGCACACCGATGTGACATCTTTATCAACACTCATTGAAATTATTGTATCGGAACAACCCGTGTTGAAAGATCAAAAAACCATCTTGAAATTTGCTTGATTGAACCCAATGATATCATTTGCATAGTCATGAATTGATTGTTTAAGACCACATcattattattcattttccagaTCATTCTTTTGGTTGGCATTACTAGCTTCAACTTGATTGAAATTAGCTATGGAGAGaatcaattggaaaatttctAGTCGAAGGTTTTGATTGCATGAGTTACAAATTTGACGATTACATTGGTGCGAATTGTGTTTGTTCAAATACCAAATTGAACCATTTACACTGATTGATTACCCTAACCAATGTCGTAGATTGAACGGCTGAAATGTGGAAGTATGAAAAAAGGCTTGTCTATTTTGAGTTCAATACGGTGCGAATGTGGAATACATGTAAAATAATTGTCTCGTATCACTTACCTTGAGAATTTTCTAAGCTTGCATCTCCGATAAAAATCAAGCTTGTGAGCAAAAACAACGGTAAtattttttagtctttttcatattcttatatttttataatattccTATTACTATCACTCTTAATATTTTTATCAGGTT
Above is a window of Eucalyptus grandis isolate ANBG69807.140 chromosome 9, ASM1654582v1, whole genome shotgun sequence DNA encoding:
- the LOC104418565 gene encoding mitogen-activated protein kinase kinase kinase 18; the protein is MDWVRGKEIGHGGFATIHLATPAETCPSGLPPLMAVKSCDAALSSSLRHERRVLSELGDCPRIVRCFGHSLTSERSGEELYNVLLEYAAGGSLADSMKSRGKLLSEPEIRRHTRSILEGLEFVHSKGFVHCDVKLQNILVFPSGGEEVKIADFGLAKRAGERLSKGGKQGGVEWRGTPMYMAPESVKRNEYEPPADVWALGCAVVEMATGRPPWGSRAESNAYALMIRIGVGDEIPEIPEGLSEQGKDFLMKCFAKNPKKRWTARMLLKHPFLAVDCLNSDEEVVRDCGVVEFADSSPRCHFDFQDWVSTQCSRTSWESGSVSPSSEMDSDPLFATEHAALEISSDSSWAMDRIGQLASHERPNWEHSEGWLTVR